A DNA window from Mastomys coucha isolate ucsf_1 unplaced genomic scaffold, UCSF_Mcou_1 pScaffold21, whole genome shotgun sequence contains the following coding sequences:
- the LOC116100836 gene encoding LOW QUALITY PROTEIN: olfactory receptor 483-like (The sequence of the model RefSeq protein was modified relative to this genomic sequence to represent the inferred CDS: inserted 2 bases in 1 codon): protein MAFREDGNHSAVTEFLLLGLTDDPFLRVFLFTIILCIYLVTVSGNLSTILLIRVSSQLHHPMYFFLSHLASVDIGISSSVTPNMLVNFVVERNTISYLGCGIQLSLGDIFGSVECFLLAAMAYDRFMAICNPLLYSTKMSTQVCVHLVVGSYIGGLLNASFAIVSFFSFLFCGSNRVEHFFCDFAPLAELSCSDVGSSVLLVSFSAGSVTMITVFVIVISYSYILITILKMRSTEGRQKAFSTCTSHLTAVTLFXGTITFIYVMPKSSYSTNQNKVVSVFYMVVIPMLNPLIYSLRNNEIKDALKRQLGKKTLS, encoded by the exons ATGGCTTTCCGGGAGGATGGCAACCACAGTGCAGTGACTGAATTCCTTTTGTTAGGCTTAACAGATGACCCATTTCTTAGAGTTTTCCTCTTCACCATCATCCTGTGCATCTACCTGGTGACTGTGTCTGGGAACCTCAGCACCATCCTTCTCATCAGAGTCTCTTCCCAGCTCCATCAccccatgtacttttttctcaGCCACTTGGCTTCTGTTGACATAGGAATTTCATCTTCTGTCACACCCAATATGCTTGTGAACTTTGTAGTGGAGAGAAATACCATCTCCTACCTTGGATGTGGCATACAGCTCAGCTTAGGTGATATCTTTGGATCAGTTGAATGTTTCCTTTTGGCTGCCATGGCTTACGATCGCTTCATGGCAATCTGCAACCCACTGCTTTATTCCACCAAAATGTCCACACAAGTCTGTGTTCACTTAGTTGTGGGATCTTATATAGGAGGTCTTCTTAATGCTTCCTTTGCTAtagtatcatttttttcttttctattctgtgGCTCAAATAGAGTTGAACATTTTTTCTGTGACTTTGCTCCTTTAGCTGAGCTGTCCTGTTCTGATGTCGGTAGCTCTGTgcttcttgtttcattttctgctGGCTCAGTTACTATGATCACAGTATTTGTCATAGTCATATCCTATTCCTATATCCTTATCACCATCCTAAAGATGCGATCCACTGAGGGTCGACAGAAGGCCTTCTCCACCTGTACCtcccacctcacagcagtcactCTGTT TGGAACCatcacatttatatatgtgatgCCCAAGTCCAGCTACTCTACTAACCAGAACAAGGTGGTGTCTGTTTTCTACATGGTGGTGATCCCCATGTTGAACCCCCTCATCTACAGCCTCAGAAATAATGAGATTAAGGATGCTCTGAAGAGACAGCTTGGTAAGAAAACACTTTCTTAA